The following proteins are encoded in a genomic region of Paenibacillus sp. FSL H3-0469:
- the accB gene encoding acetyl-CoA carboxylase biotin carboxyl carrier protein, producing MFKLSEIKELIQLLDQTSSVHELEIESEGMKLAIRKPDRSEAEGTVIQAAPYTYPFTPAPQPQSPQIIAPPAVSEVPAAAQQPATSAEGALHKIVSPMVGTFYSAASPETPAFVNVGDRVNEKSTVCIIEAMKLMNELEAEVKGEIVSVLVENGQLVEYGQPLFLVRAE from the coding sequence ATGTTCAAGTTAAGCGAGATTAAGGAATTGATTCAATTGCTGGACCAGACTTCCTCCGTGCACGAGCTGGAGATTGAAAGCGAAGGTATGAAGCTGGCTATCCGTAAACCGGATCGCTCTGAAGCTGAAGGAACAGTAATTCAGGCGGCTCCTTATACCTACCCCTTTACGCCAGCCCCGCAGCCGCAAAGTCCGCAGATCATTGCCCCTCCGGCTGTTAGTGAAGTTCCTGCTGCGGCGCAGCAGCCCGCAACCTCCGCTGAAGGCGCATTACATAAAATCGTCTCGCCGATGGTCGGGACCTTCTACAGTGCCGCTTCACCGGAGACGCCTGCCTTTGTTAATGTCGGAGACCGGGTGAATGAGAAATCCACGGTCTGCATCATTGAAGCGATGAAGCTGATGAATGAGCTGGAGGCCGAAGTGAAGGGCGAGATTGTCTCTGTCCTGGTTGAGAACGGCCAACTGGTGGAGTACGGCCAGCCGCTGTTTCTGGTGAGAGCGGAATAA
- the spoIIIAG gene encoding stage III sporulation protein AG: MGNWLKKLEQWAGGGGSGSPKRSHTFRWLIIIGLLGVAIMLFNSFVNVKKLDNENTGREPPDSGTSQTVLQQEAGSANSFDSIELAMENRTKEILEKIVGVGTVDIMVTVDSTEEIIVQRNMNDSQQQSEETDASGGKRHTTQYTRDGQIVTYSQSGNEAPIITKRVKPQVRGVLVVAKGAENKVVRSLIEQAVEKGLNVPVYRISVVPRKQE, from the coding sequence ATGGGCAATTGGCTGAAAAAGCTGGAGCAGTGGGCCGGAGGCGGCGGCAGCGGCAGCCCGAAGCGCAGCCACACCTTCCGCTGGCTGATCATTATCGGCCTGCTGGGTGTTGCGATCATGCTGTTCAACTCCTTCGTGAATGTGAAGAAGCTGGACAACGAGAACACGGGGCGTGAACCGCCGGACAGCGGGACCTCGCAGACCGTCCTGCAGCAGGAGGCCGGGAGCGCGAATTCTTTTGACAGCATCGAACTGGCGATGGAGAACCGCACCAAGGAGATTCTGGAGAAAATTGTGGGGGTCGGGACTGTGGATATCATGGTCACTGTAGATTCCACAGAGGAAATTATCGTGCAGCGCAATATGAACGACTCGCAGCAGCAAAGTGAAGAAACGGATGCCAGCGGCGGTAAACGCCATACCACCCAGTACACCAGGGACGGCCAGATCGTCACTTACAGCCAGTCAGGGAACGAGGCTCCGATCATCACCAAGCGGGTGAAGCCCCAGGTACGGGGAGTGCTGGTGGTCGCCAAAGGGGCAGAGAACAAGGTCGTGCGCAGTCTGATTGAGCAGGCGGTTGAAAAAGGGCTTAACGTACCGGTCTACCGGATTTCTGTTGTCCCGCGCAAGCAGGAATAG
- the spoIIIAC gene encoding stage III sporulation protein AC: protein MNIEVNAIFQIAGIGIIIAMIHTVLKQMGKEDIAHWVTIVGFIIVLFMVIRMLDGLLQEIKTIFLFQ, encoded by the coding sequence ATGAATATTGAAGTCAACGCGATCTTTCAGATTGCCGGCATCGGCATCATTATCGCCATGATCCACACGGTGCTTAAGCAGATGGGCAAAGAGGATATCGCCCACTGGGTAACGATTGTCGGCTTTATCATCGTCCTGTTCATGGTCATCCGGATGCTGGATGGGCTGCTGCAGGAAATCAAAACGATTTTTCTTTTTCAGTAG
- the spoIIIAE gene encoding stage III sporulation protein AE — MQEHRFFRPPKGVKALLLLPALLLVLQLLLLCGSTASAASSASVADAASTAPVPSSPAAGGSGGSTSPVDQWVKGQVEHLPKDKVESYWDQLMKDYGGFFPEGRTPSLMDMLLPGDKGLSFKSVLAGLMNFMWHEVLYNGKLLVTIVMISVLSMILETLQTAFERKSVSKIAYMLCYMVVLVIAVNSFNVAIGYAKDAIDRMIDFMMAMIPLLFALLASMGNIVTVSVTHPLIVFMIHTVGTLIHTLVFPLLFFSAVLHLVSAMSEKYKLTHLANLLRNIGAGLLGVLLTVFLGVISVRGITSSVTDGVTIRAAKYITGNFVPVIGKMFADATDTVISASLLVKNAIGLSGVIIILFLCAFPAIKILILALIYNLAAAVMQPLGETPIVTCLQTIGKSMIYVFAALAAVSLMFFLAVTIMLTAGNVTVMMR, encoded by the coding sequence ATGCAGGAGCATAGGTTTTTTCGGCCGCCAAAAGGGGTAAAAGCGCTCCTGCTTCTGCCAGCCCTGCTGCTGGTGCTCCAGCTGCTTCTGCTGTGTGGAAGCACGGCAAGCGCCGCAAGTTCTGCAAGTGTTGCAGATGCTGCAAGCACGGCCCCGGTTCCTTCGTCCCCGGCTGCAGGCGGCAGCGGAGGCTCTACGTCTCCTGTTGACCAGTGGGTGAAGGGGCAGGTGGAGCATCTGCCAAAGGACAAAGTGGAGTCTTACTGGGACCAGCTGATGAAGGATTACGGGGGATTTTTCCCGGAGGGCCGGACGCCTTCCTTGATGGATATGCTGCTGCCGGGAGATAAGGGCTTAAGCTTCAAAAGCGTATTGGCCGGCCTGATGAACTTCATGTGGCACGAGGTGCTCTATAACGGCAAGCTGCTGGTCACGATTGTGATGATCAGTGTGCTGAGCATGATTCTGGAGACGCTGCAGACTGCTTTTGAACGGAAATCCGTCAGTAAGATCGCTTATATGCTCTGCTACATGGTGGTGCTGGTCATCGCCGTTAACAGCTTCAATGTCGCGATCGGTTATGCCAAGGATGCCATCGACCGGATGATCGATTTCATGATGGCCATGATTCCGCTGCTGTTCGCGCTGCTGGCCTCGATGGGCAATATCGTCACGGTGTCTGTGACCCACCCGCTGATCGTATTCATGATCCATACCGTAGGCACGCTGATTCATACGCTGGTCTTCCCGCTGCTGTTCTTCTCGGCGGTACTGCATCTGGTGAGCGCCATGTCGGAGAAATACAAGCTGACCCATCTGGCCAACCTGCTGCGCAATATCGGGGCCGGGCTGCTCGGGGTGCTGCTGACGGTGTTTCTCGGCGTGATCTCTGTCCGGGGGATTACCAGCTCGGTTACAGACGGAGTGACCATACGCGCGGCCAAATATATTACAGGGAATTTCGTGCCGGTGATCGGTAAAATGTTCGCGGATGCCACGGACACGGTCATCTCGGCCTCACTGCTGGTGAAGAACGCCATCGGGCTGTCGGGAGTAATCATTATCCTCTTCCTGTGCGCATTCCCGGCGATCAAAATCCTGATCCTCGCCCTGATCTACAATCTGGCCGCCGCCGTCATGCAGCCGCTGGGCGAGACACCGATCGTGACCTGCCTGCAGACGATCGGCAAAAGCATGATTTATGTCTTCGCGGCGCTGGCCGCCGTCTCGCTGATGTTCTTCCTGGCGGTAACCATTATGCTGACCGCGGGCAATGTGACTGTGATGATGCGATAG
- the amaP gene encoding alkaline shock response membrane anchor protein AmaP: MAKILDRLLLFLYSLSIGILSVTAILLLSGVIPDKYEISDGPAVYIAAISVAVILFLLSIRFFYISLRRDRASLPSVDQRTEYGDIQISMETIENLSLKAAGKVKGIRDLKSRIRVSQAGLEIMIRAVVDGEHSLPLLTTDVQRQVHDFVQETTGIPVADVSVYIANLTQAPSFKSRVE; the protein is encoded by the coding sequence GTGGCCAAAATTCTGGACAGGCTTCTGCTGTTCCTGTACAGCTTAAGCATTGGAATACTATCTGTAACTGCCATCCTCCTCTTAAGCGGTGTCATCCCGGACAAGTATGAGATTTCGGACGGACCGGCGGTCTATATTGCTGCAATCTCGGTGGCGGTCATTCTGTTTCTGCTGAGCATCCGCTTCTTCTACATCTCCCTGCGCCGCGACCGCGCATCCCTGCCGTCTGTGGATCAGCGTACAGAATACGGGGATATTCAGATCTCAATGGAGACCATTGAGAACCTGAGTCTGAAGGCTGCGGGCAAAGTGAAGGGTATACGCGACCTGAAATCGCGCATCCGTGTCTCACAGGCGGGTCTTGAGATTATGATCCGGGCGGTCGTCGACGGCGAGCATTCATTGCCGCTGCTTACCACAGATGTACAGCGCCAGGTGCATGATTTCGTGCAGGAGACAACCGGAATTCCGGTTGCCGATGTGTCTGTATACATTGCTAACCTCACACAGGCACCAAGCTTCAAAAGTCGAGTGGAATAG
- a CDS encoding YqhV family protein, which translates to MSGLRLLSGTVEIAAALIMLKLNQVDKALAVNSGLALVGPTILILTTAVGLTGMAEQLSWGKLGWIGCGVAILLFGILKK; encoded by the coding sequence ATGTCTGGCCTGCGGCTGCTGTCCGGCACTGTGGAGATTGCAGCGGCCTTGATTATGCTGAAGCTGAACCAAGTGGATAAGGCGCTGGCTGTCAATTCGGGATTGGCGCTTGTCGGCCCTACGATCCTCATTCTGACCACGGCTGTCGGCCTTACAGGGATGGCAGAGCAGCTGTCCTGGGGCAAGCTAGGCTGGATTGGCTGCGGGGTGGCTATTCTCTTATTCGGGATTCTCAAGAAATGA
- a CDS encoding DUF2273 domain-containing protein gives MSWREVWESHGGRITGVAFGVFLGLIYLISGFWDMLFFALVVFIGYTFGKRKDTAQGPLFQWQEIAERLSGRWRPFK, from the coding sequence ATGTCCTGGAGAGAAGTATGGGAAAGTCACGGGGGTAGAATTACCGGAGTTGCCTTCGGTGTCTTTCTCGGATTGATTTATCTGATTAGCGGTTTTTGGGATATGCTGTTCTTTGCACTGGTAGTGTTCATTGGATATACGTTCGGCAAACGAAAGGATACCGCGCAGGGTCCCCTGTTTCAATGGCAGGAGATCGCAGAGCGGCTGTCCGGGCGCTGGCGTCCCTTCAAGTGA
- the nusB gene encoding transcription antitermination factor NusB produces MKRRLAREIIVQSLYQMEMNDVEVTEAVDMLIEEAADENETERVITDEIELKAYVVTHVNGVWEHKMAIDDMLEHYLKGWQMSRLSRVDRQILRLATFEMIFASDVPAKVSVNEAIDLAKHFGTEDSGKFVNGVLGKMIQDVDTLRAEL; encoded by the coding sequence ATGAAGAGACGTTTAGCGAGAGAAATTATTGTACAAAGCCTGTATCAGATGGAAATGAATGATGTTGAAGTAACCGAGGCGGTTGACATGCTGATTGAAGAAGCGGCGGATGAGAACGAAACCGAGCGCGTCATTACGGATGAGATCGAACTGAAGGCCTATGTAGTTACGCATGTCAACGGCGTGTGGGAGCACAAAATGGCGATTGACGATATGCTGGAGCATTATCTTAAGGGCTGGCAGATGAGCCGCCTGTCACGCGTAGACCGTCAGATTCTGCGTCTGGCGACCTTCGAGATGATCTTCGCCAGCGATGTGCCGGCCAAGGTATCTGTCAATGAGGCAATTGATCTGGCCAAGCATTTCGGCACAGAGGATTCCGGTAAATTCGTGAACGGTGTCCTCGGCAAGATGATTCAGGATGTGGACACGCTTAGAGCGGAGCTGTAG
- the spoIIIAD gene encoding stage III sporulation protein AD — MEIIQIVGIGILATVLILVLKEQKPVFAFLLTTAAGILIFLFLIGKIGTILGTLERVAESSGMEMIHIKTVFKIIGISYIAEFGAQIVRDAGQESIASKIELAGKVLIMVLAVPIISIIIETVMKLLPA; from the coding sequence ATGGAAATCATTCAGATTGTGGGAATTGGCATCTTGGCGACGGTCCTGATCCTCGTCCTGAAGGAGCAAAAGCCGGTATTTGCCTTCCTGCTCACCACTGCGGCCGGCATTCTCATATTCTTGTTCCTGATCGGCAAGATCGGAACGATTCTCGGTACGCTGGAGCGGGTCGCGGAATCCTCCGGGATGGAAATGATCCATATCAAAACCGTGTTCAAAATCATCGGCATCTCCTATATCGCGGAATTCGGGGCGCAGATTGTGAGGGATGCCGGGCAGGAATCGATTGCTTCCAAGATTGAGCTGGCCGGCAAGGTGCTGATCATGGTGCTGGCTGTTCCGATTATCAGCATTATTATTGAAACCGTCATGAAGCTGCTGCCAGCCTGA
- a CDS encoding SpoIIIAH-like family protein, whose product MKGKRQTIWLVSMLSLMVVLSAYYLFTEDTGAPIPKETAGSIQVDTIKDGTGGGTATTLDSGLVIKEVSTDKGIAVGTVDDSSKTTKDEAASTVATEDSTTPAVIDDSSVVADSSNTAKDTTAATDKAATADKGKDTAGSKDTKENKDTKDTKDSKDSKDTSAAADKTPAKDDEAILDEVASQSVSASSLFTNYLYEREQKNLKDHNDLMALINDMDKTPAENAAAQEQLSKLEEKESKITGIEEKLQQKYGEAIVKEESGDAYTIVVLSDKLDVKQAVGIVDFVMKELSVTQDKIKVQYVSEQ is encoded by the coding sequence ATGAAGGGCAAAAGACAAACGATTTGGCTGGTTTCTATGCTCAGTTTGATGGTAGTGCTCTCTGCATATTATCTGTTCACGGAAGATACGGGGGCTCCCATCCCTAAAGAAACCGCAGGCAGCATCCAGGTGGATACTATAAAAGACGGAACGGGCGGTGGAACTGCGACTACGCTGGACAGCGGACTTGTCATCAAAGAGGTCAGCACGGACAAGGGAATTGCAGTAGGAACCGTAGATGACAGCAGCAAGACCACCAAGGATGAAGCGGCATCGACAGTGGCAACCGAGGACAGTACGACTCCGGCCGTGATAGATGACAGCAGTGTGGTTGCTGACAGCAGCAACACTGCCAAGGATACAACTGCTGCAACGGACAAGGCGGCTACGGCTGATAAAGGCAAGGATACGGCTGGCAGCAAGGATACCAAGGAAAATAAGGACACTAAGGATACCAAGGACAGCAAAGACAGCAAGGATACGTCAGCCGCTGCAGACAAGACTCCGGCGAAGGACGACGAGGCGATTCTGGATGAAGTGGCTTCGCAGAGCGTATCAGCCAGCAGCCTGTTCACGAACTACCTGTATGAACGCGAGCAAAAGAACCTTAAGGATCACAATGATCTGATGGCGCTGATTAACGATATGGATAAGACACCGGCTGAGAATGCAGCAGCCCAGGAGCAGCTCAGCAAGCTGGAGGAGAAGGAGTCCAAGATCACCGGGATTGAAGAGAAGCTTCAACAAAAATACGGCGAGGCCATCGTGAAAGAAGAATCCGGTGATGCCTACACGATCGTGGTGCTGAGCGATAAGCTGGATGTGAAGCAGGCGGTTGGCATCGTGGACTTTGTAATGAAGGAACTGAGCGTTACCCAGGACAAGATTAAGGTCCAATACGTCTCGGAGCAGTAA
- a CDS encoding Asp23/Gls24 family envelope stress response protein — MSTLPTEFERTEIGEIQIAPEVIEVIAGLATVEVKGVAGMSGGFAGGIVELLGRKNLSKGVKVEVGQREAAVDVSVIIEYGYRLPEVAAEIQRNVKRSIETMTGLTVVEVNVHIHDVQFKSNTSIDKSEDTDAVIRVK, encoded by the coding sequence ATGAGTACATTGCCGACAGAATTTGAACGTACGGAAATCGGTGAAATCCAGATCGCTCCAGAGGTGATCGAGGTGATCGCCGGTTTGGCAACCGTTGAGGTGAAAGGTGTGGCCGGAATGAGCGGCGGTTTCGCCGGCGGAATCGTTGAGCTTCTCGGACGCAAGAACCTGTCCAAAGGGGTTAAGGTTGAGGTTGGACAGCGCGAGGCTGCGGTGGATGTGTCCGTAATTATCGAATACGGCTACCGTCTTCCGGAAGTGGCTGCTGAAATTCAGCGTAATGTTAAGCGCTCCATCGAAACCATGACCGGTCTGACCGTTGTGGAAGTGAACGTGCATATTCATGATGTGCAGTTCAAAAGCAATACAAGCATTGACAAGAGCGAGGACACGGATGCGGTTATCCGCGTGAAGTAA
- the spoIIIAB gene encoding stage III sporulation protein SpoIIIAB, with protein MLKLLGAVLIVLAGTLAGFKRAAQYADRPRHIRALIAALQRLETEIQYGYTPLPEALRRIGLQTKEPLRAFFLTAADEMNPPHNYSAEEAIRRAVEAHWSSASLRGTEKEIIRQLSCTLGTSDRPNQSTHIALALQQLKQEETAAREDQGKYEKVSKSLGLLLGALIVILIF; from the coding sequence ATGCTTAAGCTCCTTGGCGCGGTACTGATTGTGCTGGCCGGCACACTGGCCGGCTTCAAGCGGGCGGCCCAGTATGCGGACCGGCCGAGGCATATCCGGGCCTTGATTGCCGCGCTCCAGCGGCTGGAGACCGAGATCCAGTACGGCTACACGCCGCTGCCGGAGGCGCTGCGCCGGATCGGGCTGCAGACGAAGGAGCCGCTGCGGGCCTTCTTCCTTACGGCGGCGGATGAGATGAATCCGCCGCATAACTACAGTGCGGAAGAGGCCATCCGGCGGGCGGTGGAAGCCCACTGGAGCAGCGCATCGCTGCGGGGCACGGAGAAGGAAATTATCCGGCAGCTCAGCTGCACGCTTGGAACCAGTGACCGGCCGAATCAGAGCACGCATATTGCTCTGGCTTTACAGCAATTGAAGCAGGAGGAGACAGCGGCCAGAGAAGATCAGGGCAAGTATGAGAAGGTGAGCAAAAGCCTGGGGCTGCTGCTTGGAGCATTGATCGTCATTTTGATCTTTTAG
- the accC gene encoding acetyl-CoA carboxylase biotin carboxylase subunit, with translation MNIQKVLIANRGEIAVRIIRACRELGIATVAVYSEPDRDSLHVRLADEAYCIGPMPAKDSYLNFTNIMSVATLTECDAIHPGYGFLAENADFAEICESCNITFIGPSPDAITRMGDKAVAKETMKQAGVPIIPGSDGLVGDIEEAVMLGRDIGYPIIVKATAGGGGKGIRIAEDEESLVKQITAAQQEAQKAFGNAGVYLEKFLTGMKHVEIQIIADNHGNVVHLGERDCSVQRRRQKLVEEAPCSILTPETREAMGQAAVRAALAVNYSGAGTLEFLLGPDGQFYFMEMNTRIQVEHPVTEMVTGVDLIKEMISVAEGNTLSFTQEDIVINGWSIECRINAEDPERNFMPSPGKIGFYLPPGGLGVRVDSAAYPGYTISPFYDSMIAKLIVWAPTRDEAVAKMKRALAEFAVEGIHTTISFHQRLLEHPVFLDGNFDIKFLEEYEV, from the coding sequence ATGAACATTCAAAAAGTGTTGATTGCCAACCGCGGCGAGATTGCGGTCCGCATTATCCGGGCCTGCCGCGAGCTGGGTATTGCCACCGTGGCTGTCTATTCGGAGCCGGACCGCGATTCCCTGCATGTCCGACTTGCAGATGAGGCGTACTGTATCGGACCGATGCCCGCCAAGGACAGCTATCTGAACTTTACTAATATTATGAGCGTTGCCACGCTGACGGAATGCGATGCTATTCATCCCGGCTATGGCTTCCTGGCCGAGAATGCGGATTTCGCCGAGATCTGTGAATCCTGTAACATTACCTTCATCGGCCCTTCACCGGATGCGATTACGCGGATGGGCGACAAGGCCGTAGCCAAGGAGACGATGAAGCAGGCGGGGGTTCCGATTATTCCAGGCTCCGACGGGCTTGTCGGCGACATAGAAGAAGCGGTGATGCTTGGCCGGGATATCGGGTATCCGATCATCGTCAAGGCTACCGCAGGCGGCGGAGGCAAGGGCATCCGCATTGCCGAGGATGAAGAATCGCTGGTGAAGCAGATTACCGCAGCCCAGCAGGAGGCGCAGAAGGCCTTCGGCAATGCCGGGGTCTACCTGGAGAAATTCCTGACCGGCATGAAGCATGTGGAGATTCAGATTATCGCCGATAATCACGGCAACGTAGTCCATTTGGGCGAACGTGACTGCTCTGTGCAGCGCCGCCGCCAGAAGCTGGTGGAGGAAGCACCTTGCTCCATCCTGACACCGGAGACCCGTGAGGCGATGGGCCAAGCAGCTGTACGTGCCGCGCTTGCGGTTAATTACTCGGGGGCGGGCACCCTGGAATTCCTGCTCGGACCTGACGGCCAGTTCTATTTCATGGAGATGAATACCCGTATCCAGGTGGAGCACCCCGTGACAGAAATGGTTACCGGAGTGGATCTGATCAAGGAAATGATCTCTGTGGCGGAAGGCAACACGCTCTCCTTCACCCAGGAGGATATTGTCATCAACGGGTGGTCGATCGAGTGCCGGATCAATGCGGAGGACCCTGAACGTAATTTCATGCCGTCTCCCGGCAAAATCGGCTTCTATCTGCCTCCGGGCGGACTCGGCGTACGGGTGGATAGCGCAGCGTACCCCGGCTATACCATTTCACCTTTTTATGACTCCATGATTGCCAAGCTGATCGTGTGGGCACCTACCCGGGATGAGGCTGTTGCGAAGATGAAGCGTGCACTGGCTGAATTTGCGGTGGAGGGCATACATACCACCATTTCATTTCATCAGAGACTGCTGGAGCATCCGGTGTTTTTGGACGGGAACTTCGATATCAAGTTCCTTGAGGAGTATGAAGTTTAG
- the spoIIIAF gene encoding stage III sporulation protein AF produces the protein MSWLSSWLHELILVVLMAAFVEMLLPSKSMERYARLVLSLLVLLTMLSPIISLLKGDASKELTMAMQQQERSGGLLNRAEGAPDSLDKILADGRMLAAGARDQSLKLAAEEIAGQMRDQIAGSTGLGGVKVTVALAMGPNPNAPLGEEVPLISSVMVALPPEQSASGGAVPGNGTVAPPSSGPIQITPVEPVQVSLEDSGGEGEAQEASSSGGAAPASSSSANGTEGVKETLAEEAGTIIKLLEQNWNLDPALIKVQSSGAGTVKS, from the coding sequence ATGTCCTGGCTCAGCAGTTGGCTCCATGAGCTGATTCTCGTCGTACTGATGGCTGCATTCGTGGAGATGCTCCTGCCCAGTAAATCCATGGAACGCTACGCCAGGCTGGTGCTCAGCCTGCTGGTTCTGCTGACGATGCTCAGCCCGATCATCTCTCTGCTGAAGGGGGATGCGAGCAAGGAGCTGACCATGGCGATGCAGCAGCAGGAGAGAAGCGGGGGGCTGCTGAACAGAGCGGAGGGTGCACCGGATTCGCTGGACAAGATTCTGGCAGACGGGCGGATGCTTGCTGCCGGAGCACGTGACCAGAGCCTGAAGCTGGCTGCCGAGGAAATCGCCGGCCAGATGCGCGACCAGATTGCCGGGAGCACCGGGCTAGGCGGGGTGAAGGTGACGGTGGCCCTGGCTATGGGCCCGAATCCGAATGCGCCGCTGGGCGAGGAGGTGCCGCTGATCTCCTCAGTCATGGTAGCTCTCCCGCCGGAGCAGAGTGCCTCCGGAGGTGCTGTCCCGGGCAATGGCACTGTAGCCCCGCCGTCATCCGGGCCGATACAGATCACCCCTGTGGAGCCGGTCCAGGTCAGCCTGGAGGATAGCGGCGGAGAGGGGGAAGCGCAGGAAGCGTCCTCCTCAGGAGGTGCGGCTCCGGCGTCCTCCTCTTCCGCGAACGGCACAGAAGGAGTGAAGGAGACCCTGGCGGAGGAAGCCGGAACAATTATCAAGCTGCTGGAGCAGAACTGGAACCTGGACCCCGCTCTGATCAAGGTGCAGAGCAGCGGGGCCGGTACCGTGAAATCATAA
- the spoIIIAA gene encoding stage III sporulation protein AA → MANDWLLLFPEKVRALLGGLPAALLDKVEEIRVREGRPLEINYSGKYHFIGTGGTLTQLPGEAYRPDREDTHRLLDLISNHSLYTMEEELRKGFITIPGGHRIGLCGRTVLSGGGVEHLRDITGFNVRIAREVHGIADGVLPYLLDRGRQRVMHTLILSPPQHGKTTLLRDLARQLSAGTSGGRDGSRPGLKVGIVDERSEIAGSRRGIPAFDVGPRTDILDGCPKAEGMMMMIRSLSPDVLIADEIGRVEDAEAVTEALHAGISVVASAHGKEVSELARRPGLGGLLEHRMFERYVILHRGASGLSFRILDAQKRGLLLVSPEEQPVSGGDRHA, encoded by the coding sequence ATGGCAAATGACTGGCTTCTGTTGTTTCCCGAAAAAGTAAGAGCGCTGCTCGGCGGCCTCCCCGCTGCGCTCCTGGACAAGGTGGAGGAGATTCGCGTCCGTGAGGGACGGCCGCTGGAGATCAACTATTCCGGCAAGTATCATTTCATCGGTACTGGCGGCACCCTGACCCAGCTACCCGGCGAGGCGTACCGGCCGGACCGGGAGGATACGCACCGGCTGCTGGACCTCATCAGCAATCATTCCCTCTATACGATGGAAGAGGAGCTGCGCAAGGGCTTCATCACCATTCCGGGCGGACACCGGATCGGCCTCTGCGGCCGGACGGTCTTAAGCGGGGGCGGCGTGGAGCATCTGCGTGATATTACCGGCTTCAACGTGCGGATTGCCCGTGAGGTGCACGGCATCGCCGACGGCGTGCTGCCTTATCTGCTAGACCGGGGGCGGCAGCGGGTCATGCATACGCTGATCCTGTCCCCGCCGCAGCATGGCAAGACCACACTGCTGCGCGATCTGGCCAGGCAGCTGTCGGCAGGTACAAGCGGGGGCCGGGATGGCAGCCGGCCGGGGCTGAAGGTCGGCATCGTCGACGAACGCTCCGAGATTGCGGGCAGCCGCCGGGGAATTCCGGCTTTTGATGTCGGGCCGCGCACGGATATTCTGGACGGTTGCCCCAAGGCGGAAGGCATGATGATGATGATCCGCTCCCTGTCGCCCGATGTGCTGATCGCCGATGAAATCGGCCGCGTGGAGGACGCGGAGGCGGTGACCGAGGCGCTGCACGCCGGAATCTCGGTGGTCGCTTCCGCGCACGGCAAGGAAGTGTCCGAGCTGGCCCGGCGGCCCGGGCTCGGCGGGCTGCTGGAGCACCGGATGTTCGAGCGGTATGTGATTCTGCACCGCGGAGCCTCCGGCTTGTCCTTCCGCATTCTGGATGCCCAGAAGCGCGGGCTGCTGCTGGTCTCGCCGGAGGAGCAGCCGGTGTCAGGGGGTGACCGCCATGCTTAA